A genomic region of Vitis vinifera cultivar Pinot Noir 40024 chromosome 7, ASM3070453v1 contains the following coding sequences:
- the LOC100267577 gene encoding phospholipase A1 PLIP2, chloroplastic, whose protein sequence is MDSLCLPGIHGISPSISVDVRANPTQVSAVGRSTVAQKTTSSGFSFKYSLKSLWPGGKGYYAIGIDDAVLVDNGEKGGDAVEEGVSGSAASEGRSESWVMKILHVRSRWREQEASVEVDQKSECDDDHEDDGDDEEEEEKCCDGCRVDDEEEKKEVQFDRDSFSRLLRRVSLPEAKLYAQMSYLGNLAYTIPRIKPGILLKNHGLRFVTSSVEKREMTTKAEKEQGSDEVQEAEADPKEAEAEEEKGEQKNDGHQLSASAAYQIAASAASYLHSRTRSILPFKSSKAEIGKDSDEGSNRSNDSVGIINSEVASFMATTDSVTAVVAAKEEVKQAVADDLNSVLTTPCEWFICDDDRTGTRFFVIQGSESLASWQANLLFEPISFEGLDVPVHRGIYEAAKGIYEQMLPEVLSHLQARGERATFRFTGHSLGGSLSLLVNLMLLIRGVVPPSSLLPVITFGAPSIMCGGDHLLYELGLPRSHVQAVTMHRDIVPRAFSCNYPRHVAELLKAVNGNFRNHPCLNNQKVLYSPMGEFLILQPEEKHSPHHHLLPSGSGLYLLSRPVSDANDAERQLLAAKLVFLNSPHPLEILSDSSAYGSDGTIQRDHDMKSYLRSVRSVIRQEQNSIRKTKREQRRKVWWPIVAPGGIHAGVIVGSPMVSNNMGQDQFNFSGILQTGRESLKRFSRLVASQHMHLLVVLLFPTRLFLLTDSMINSLTR, encoded by the exons ATGGATAGTCTGTGTTTGCCTGGGATTCATGGGATCTCACCTTCGATCTCCGTCGACGTCAGAGCGAATCCAACTCAGGTTAGCGCAGTGGGGAGGTCCACGGTGGCGCAGAAAACAACGTCGTCGGGGTTCTCTTTCAAGTACTCTTTGAAATCTCTGTGGCCCGGCGGAAAAGGGTACTACGCCATTGGCATTGACGACGCCGTTTTGGTGGACAACGGGGAGAAGGGCGGTGATGCGGTTGAGGAGGGGGTGAGTGGATCAGCGGCGTCGGAGGGGCGGAGCGAGAGTTGGGTTATGAAGATTCTTCACGTGAGGTCTCGGTGGAGAGAGCAAGAGGCGAGTGTTGAGGTTGATCAGAAAAGCGAATGTGATGATGATCATGAAGATGACGGTGATGacgaggaagaggaagagaagtGTTGTGATGGTTGCAGAGTCGATgacgaagaagaaaaaaaggaggtTCAATTCGATAGAGACTCGTTTTCAAGGCTCCTACGGAGAGTGTCATTGCCTGAAGCCAAACTGTATGCGCAAATGTCGTACCTTGGGAACTTGGCTTATACCATACCCAGAATCAAG CCAGGAATTCTCTTGAAGAATCATGGGCTGCGATTTGTGACTTCATCAGTGGAGAAGAGAGAAATGACTACGAAAGCTGAGAAAGAGCAGGGGTCAGATGAAGTTCAAGAAGCAGAAGCAGATCCAAAGGAGGCAGAGGCAGAGGAGGAGAAGGGGGAGCAGAAGAATGATGGGCATCAGCTAAGTGCATCTGCTGCTTATCAGATTGCTGCCTCTGCTGCTTCCTATTTGCATTCTCGTACCAGGAGCATACTTCCATTCAAATCCTCAAAAGCCGAGATCGGTAAAGATTCGGATGAAGGAAGCAACAGAAGCAATGACAGTGTTGGTATAATAAATTCAGAGGTTGCTTCTTTCATGGCAACCACCGATTCTGTGACTGCTGTTGTTGCTGCAAAGGAGGAAGTGAAGCAGGCTGTTGCCGATGATTTGAACTCAGTGCTTACAACACCCTGTGAGTGGTTCATATGTGACGATGACCGGACTGGAACAAGATTCTTCGTCATTCAG GGGTCTGAGTCACTAGCATCATGGCAAGCAAATCTACTGTTTGAGCCGATTAGTTTTGAG GGACTGGATGTGCCTGTGCATAGAGGTATATATGAGGCAGCAAAAGGGATCTATGAGCAGATGTTGCCAGAAGTCCTTTCCCACCTGCAAGCTCGAGGAGAACGTGCCACATTCCGTTTTACAGGGCATTCTCTAGGGGGAAGCTTGTCCCTGCTTGTAAATCTCATGTTGCTAATAAGGGGTGTAGTGCCACCTTCTTCCTTGCTTCCAGTCATTACGTTTGGGGCACCATCTATAATGTGCGGAGGTGACCATCTGCTTTATGAGCTTGGACTGCCTAGGAGTCATGTTCAGGCTGTCACAATGCACCGAGACATTGTGCCTCGGGCATTCTCTTGCAATTATCCTAGGCATGTAGCAGAGCTACTCAAGGCTGTTAATGGGAATTTTCGGAATCATCCTTGTCTGAATAACCAG AAGGTTTTGTATTCTCCCATGGGTGAGTTTCTGATCCTCCAGCCTGAAGAGAAGCACTCTCCGCATCATCATCTCCTGCCTTCAGGCAGTGGTCTATATCTTCTCAGCCGTCCTGTCTCAGATGCCAACGATGCAGAGAGGCAGCTCTTGGCAGCAAAATTGGTCTTCCTGAACTCACCCCACCCACTGGAGATCCTAAGTGACAGCTCTGCATATGGTTCAGATGGAACCATTCAGAGAGATCACGACATGAAATCCTACTTGAGATCAGTCAGGAGTGTGATCCGTCAGGAGCAGAACAGCATTAGGAAAACCAAAAGAGAGCAACGCCGCAAGGTCTGGTGGCCCATCGTAGCACCCGGTGGCATTCATGCTGGTGTGATTGTGGGCAGCCCAATGGTATCTAACAACATGGGACAGGACCAATTCAATTTCTCAGGCATCCTTCAGACTGGGCGAGAGTCCTTGAAACGGTTCAGTAGGCTTGTTGCATCTCAGCACATGCATTTGCTGGTGGTACTTTTATTCCCTACCCGATTGTTTCTCTTGACAGATAGCATGATCAATTCATTGACTCGTTAA